The genomic interval CGCCCACGAAGTGGCGGTGATGTATGCCGGCAGGATTGTTGAACAGACCAATACCCGCGAGCTTTTTGCGAACCCCCAGCATCCCTACACGCGCGGCCTTATGGCCTCGATCCCCAGGCCCGTTCAGGCGGGGAAGACAAGGTTGAAGACGATCCCCGGGACGGTACCGCGGCTCACGGATCTGCCAAAGGGCTGCACGTTCTCCCCGCGCTGTGAAATAAAGACCGCGCAGTGCGTGGTGGAGCCGGAACTTGTTGAAGTGCAGCAAGGACATCTGGTGAGGTGCTGGGAGGCCAGGTGAGGCGAATGGGAGTTCGGAGTGCGGAATGCGGAGTACAAACGAAAAGCGAAGAATATATGACTCGTGAGCTTCTTGCAATAAACGATCTTTATAAAACTTTTCCAATCAAGTCCGGGCTGGGCAAGACCCTGCGGGCGACAGCCGTTGATGGCGTTACGCTCTCGGTAGCTCGCGGCGAGGCCCTAGGCCTTGTGGGCGAGAGCGGATGCGGCAAATCCACGCTCGGCAGGCTTGCGCTCAGGCTGCTCCAGCCGACGTCCGGAAGCGTCTCATTCGAGGGGAGGGACCTCGCCTCACTCAACAAGCAGGCACTCCGGGAACTGCGGAAGAAGATGCAGATCATTTTCCAGGACCCGTTTGCTTCGCTCAATCCCCGTATGCGCATTTTGGAGATCATCACCGAGCCGCTCGTGATCCACGGACTCGCGAAGGACAATGATCTCGAAGAGCGGGGCGCCGGCCTGCTCGAAAAAGTAGGGTTGCCCGCGGATGCCCTGAGATGCTATCCGCACGAATTCTCAGGCGGTCAGCGCCAGCGCATCGGCATAGCACGCGCCCTCGCGAGCGGACCATCGTTCATCGTGGCGGACGAGCCGGTCTCGGCGCTTGATGTGTCGGTCCAGGCGCAGATCATCAATCTGCTTGAGGACCTGCGCGCCGAGTTAAACCTTTCGTTCCTGTTCATCGCTCACGACCTCAATATCGTGCGCCATTTCTCGGACCGCGTGGCCGTCATGTATCTCGGCAAGATCGTCGAGATCGCGCCTGCTGAAGAGATCTACAAAAACTCTTCCCATCCTTACACCGAAGCGCTCCTTGCCGACATTCCCATTGCCGATCCCACGGTGAAAAAGAAGCACATCCTGCTCAAGGGAGATATCCCGAGCCCCACACAGGTCCCGCTCGGATGCCGCTTCCACACCCGCTGCATCTACCGATTTGAGCCCTGCGACAAGATCGTTCCGAAAACAACCGATCTCGGCAACAGCCATTTCGTTGATTGCCATCTGAGGGGGTAAAGCTGATTGTTCATTCCAAGCTCATATTGGTTTGCAATGATAACCAAGCATGGTATTACGTCAAAGGAATGCCTGTATCTTATTAACGGGAATTCCGTGGGTGAGAAAAAACGTAATAATATCAAGTTATTGTGCTGACTAAGGGTGGGACCCAAACCGGCATAACCGTTAAAAAAGGTATTGACATTTATTATTGTTTTACTTATAATAAGGCAGGTTGGATATTTATCAAATTGTGGAGAATTACCGGAGCCAACTATAGCTTGGTTGTGCTTGCTGGTTTATTCCACG from Nitrospirota bacterium carries:
- a CDS encoding ABC transporter ATP-binding protein, translated to MTRELLAINDLYKTFPIKSGLGKTLRATAVDGVTLSVARGEALGLVGESGCGKSTLGRLALRLLQPTSGSVSFEGRDLASLNKQALRELRKKMQIIFQDPFASLNPRMRILEIITEPLVIHGLAKDNDLEERGAGLLEKVGLPADALRCYPHEFSGGQRQRIGIARALASGPSFIVADEPVSALDVSVQAQIINLLEDLRAELNLSFLFIAHDLNIVRHFSDRVAVMYLGKIVEIAPAEEIYKNSSHPYTEALLADIPIADPTVKKKHILLKGDIPSPTQVPLGCRFHTRCIYRFEPCDKIVPKTTDLGNSHFVDCHLRG